The proteins below are encoded in one region of Campylobacter sp. CNRCH_2014_0184h:
- the hisF gene encoding imidazole glycerol phosphate synthase subunit HisF, translated as MLAKRIIACLDVKDGRVVKGVQFKNHEDMGDIIELAKFYSQNGIDELVFYDITASAKNERIDRNWVSKVAQNISIPFCVAGGIKSEDDAKELLANGADKISINSPALNDPDLISRLAKSFGVQCVVVGIDTFKDENNELLVYKYTGDESKSHHSGKKTLEWVKQVCELGAGEIVLNMMNQDGMRKGYDLDQLAKVRQICPVPLVASGGAGAKEHFLDAFKLGVDGALAASVFHKKLIDIKELKLFLKDQGIQIRI; from the coding sequence ATGCTTGCAAAACGCATAATCGCATGTTTGGATGTAAAAGATGGTAGAGTAGTTAAAGGGGTGCAGTTTAAAAACCACGAAGATATGGGCGATATCATCGAGCTTGCTAAATTCTACTCACAAAATGGCATTGATGAGCTTGTATTTTATGATATAACCGCTTCAGCTAAAAATGAGCGCATTGATAGAAATTGGGTAAGCAAAGTAGCACAAAATATCTCTATACCATTTTGCGTTGCAGGGGGCATAAAAAGTGAAGATGACGCAAAAGAGCTTTTAGCAAATGGTGCTGATAAAATTTCTATTAATTCCCCTGCTTTAAATGATCCTGATTTAATCTCACGCCTTGCAAAAAGCTTTGGAGTGCAATGTGTAGTCGTAGGCATAGATACTTTTAAAGATGAAAACAACGAGCTTTTAGTCTATAAATACACCGGAGATGAGAGTAAATCTCATCATAGTGGTAAAAAAACACTAGAATGGGTAAAGCAAGTATGCGAGCTAGGAGCGGGTGAAATCGTGCTAAATATGATGAATCAAGATGGCATGAGAAAGGGCTATGATCTAGATCAACTTGCTAAAGTTAGACAGATTTGTCCTGTGCCTTTAGTGGCAAGTGGTGGTGCAGGAGCTAAAGAGCATTTTTTAGATGCTTTTAAACTTGGTGTTGATGGAGCTTTAGCAGCTTCAGTATTTCATAAAAAACTTATAGATATTAAAGAATTAAAACTATTTTTAAAAGATCAAGGCATACAAATTCGTATTTAA
- the hisIE gene encoding bifunctional phosphoribosyl-AMP cyclohydrolase/phosphoribosyl-ATP diphosphatase HisIE, whose product MKINEEEFIKSINWQKVNNLVPVIIQDYHSCEVLMQGFMNEQALRESFKHQKVVFYSRTKERLWMKGEQSGNFLHIIDMGLDCDRDCILILVKPSGATCHTGDTSCFETLSKKADFVFLSRLERLINSRKNTCTSSSYTAELFSKGTKRIAQKVGEEGVETALAATIKDKDELINEAADLLYHLDVLLADADLSLNDVIAKLKERNKS is encoded by the coding sequence ATGAAGATAAATGAAGAAGAATTCATAAAAAGCATTAACTGGCAAAAGGTTAATAACCTTGTTCCTGTGATCATTCAAGATTATCATTCTTGTGAAGTTTTAATGCAAGGTTTTATGAATGAACAAGCTCTAAGAGAGAGTTTTAAGCACCAAAAGGTTGTGTTTTACTCACGCACTAAAGAGCGTTTGTGGATGAAAGGCGAACAAAGTGGGAATTTTTTGCATATTATAGATATGGGGCTTGATTGCGATAGAGATTGTATCTTGATTTTAGTTAAACCTAGTGGGGCTACTTGTCACACGGGTGATACTTCTTGTTTTGAAACGCTTTCTAAAAAGGCTGATTTTGTGTTTTTATCGCGTCTTGAAAGACTGATTAATTCACGTAAAAACACTTGTACAAGTTCTTCTTACACAGCTGAACTTTTTTCAAAAGGCACTAAACGCATAGCACAAAAAGTAGGCGAAGAAGGCGTTGAAACCGCTTTGGCTGCTACTATTAAAGACAAAGATGAGTTGATAAATGAAGCAGCTGATTTACTTTATCATTTAGATGTTTTATTAGCTGATGCGGATTTGAGTTTAAATGATGTGATTGCTAAATTAAAAGAAAGAAATAAAAGTTAA
- the flgE gene encoding flagellar hook protein FlgE, giving the protein MMRSLWAGVSGLQAHQYAMDVEGNNIANVNTFGFKYSRADFSTLMSQTSKIATAPDGNLGGKNPMQVGLGSGVNSTTRIHSQGNIQTTDKNTDMAINGDGFFIVSNDGGTTQYYTRAGDFKTDAVGNFVDNNGYTVQGWNYNQETGQIDSSTSVGDIVIPPGMSMPARPSSSVKLTANLDSGNTLGMNASAKRPIYALDSTHGRRDDIGKPIDENDTGHTEFYTTSKSGAQVTEKGVDMGVVFNAQGEGLNLRDGQGIWVSYADAKWQSNQALQPDLPTEAGKAVNGTQYSFWGFTDVNGTQQPAKLDITINGVRIEATGVGKDTFINAINAKTAETGVVASIVDGKMTFTNDNSTGTTAKSKNLNIQMGPTNTAGETITWGNNTGTPTEWPVQAGNDLLGGNAGPISVITAHEYIYSSNSVDIGANPVPGQEGTWPSMNGQRVFHTTEDLRELLQRDARYAVDYDGSGNRTADDANVGVEVVVESDGRFKITNPAQDGAKDMTFKVTGYSNETNKIATNDKFTAMFSALDGNFNAGNNEKYSQDMYLSAHTASIEIFDSLGTRHELTVQFTKQAKTADGGAEWSIIISVPEPAEINFSGDGAPGNIVVGNLRFGNDGSLQSYTPNVLNFTGNNGSKPDQVIKLDFGTTGGFDGLTSYDKDSATTKQETDGYTGGNLKPDALRTDENGYIYGEFTNGKTLALAKVALATFPNNMGLEEMGNNLFKATANSGTPTIGHAGEGGRGGLKGSAIEMSNVDLSRALTELIVIQRGYQANSKTITTSDQLLNTLLQLKQ; this is encoded by the coding sequence ATGATGAGATCTCTTTGGGCTGGGGTTTCTGGACTCCAAGCACACCAATACGCAATGGATGTAGAAGGTAATAACATAGCCAATGTTAATACATTTGGTTTTAAATATTCTCGTGCGGATTTCTCAACGCTTATGAGTCAAACTTCTAAGATAGCTACAGCTCCAGATGGTAACCTAGGTGGTAAAAACCCTATGCAAGTAGGACTTGGTTCTGGTGTAAATTCTACTACTAGAATTCACTCTCAAGGTAATATCCAAACTACAGATAAAAATACCGATATGGCTATCAATGGTGATGGATTTTTCATCGTTTCAAATGATGGTGGTACTACTCAGTATTATACCCGTGCAGGGGACTTTAAAACAGATGCAGTAGGAAATTTCGTAGATAATAACGGCTATACTGTTCAAGGTTGGAATTATAATCAAGAAACAGGTCAAATTGACTCTTCAACTTCAGTAGGTGATATCGTAATCCCACCTGGTATGAGTATGCCTGCTAGACCAAGCTCTTCAGTAAAACTTACAGCAAATTTAGATAGTGGTAATACTTTAGGTATGAATGCTTCTGCAAAAAGACCTATTTATGCACTAGATTCTACTCATGGTAGAAGAGATGATATAGGTAAGCCTATAGATGAAAATGATACTGGACACACTGAGTTTTACACTACTTCAAAAAGTGGAGCCCAAGTAACCGAAAAAGGTGTAGATATGGGTGTAGTGTTTAACGCTCAAGGTGAGGGTTTAAATTTAAGAGATGGACAAGGTATATGGGTAAGTTATGCTGATGCTAAATGGCAATCCAACCAAGCATTGCAGCCTGATTTGCCAACTGAAGCAGGAAAGGCAGTAAATGGAACCCAGTATTCTTTTTGGGGTTTTACTGATGTAAATGGAACTCAACAACCTGCCAAATTAGATATAACTATAAATGGTGTTCGTATAGAAGCTACAGGTGTTGGTAAAGATACTTTTATTAATGCTATCAATGCTAAGACGGCAGAAACTGGTGTAGTGGCTTCTATAGTAGATGGTAAAATGACATTTACAAATGATAATAGCACAGGAACAACAGCAAAATCTAAAAATCTAAATATACAAATGGGACCAACAAATACAGCTGGTGAAACTATTACTTGGGGTAATAATACTGGAACACCTACAGAATGGCCAGTACAGGCTGGAAATGATTTGCTAGGCGGAAATGCAGGGCCTATTAGTGTAATAACTGCTCATGAATATATTTATAGTTCAAATAGTGTTGATATAGGAGCAAATCCAGTTCCAGGTCAAGAAGGAACATGGCCGTCAATGAATGGCCAGAGAGTTTTTCATACTACTGAAGATTTAAGAGAGCTTTTGCAAAGAGATGCTAGATATGCGGTAGATTATGATGGTAGTGGTAATAGAACAGCAGATGATGCAAATGTTGGTGTAGAAGTGGTAGTGGAAAGTGATGGTAGGTTTAAAATTACTAATCCAGCTCAAGATGGTGCAAAAGATATGACCTTTAAAGTTACAGGTTATTCTAATGAAACTAATAAAATCGCTACTAATGATAAATTTACAGCGATGTTTAGCGCCTTAGATGGAAATTTCAATGCAGGTAATAATGAAAAATATTCTCAAGATATGTATCTTTCAGCACATACTGCGAGTATAGAAATCTTTGATTCATTAGGAACTAGACATGAGCTAACTGTGCAATTTACCAAACAAGCTAAAACAGCAGATGGTGGAGCTGAATGGTCTATAATCATCTCAGTGCCTGAGCCTGCAGAGATTAATTTCAGTGGTGATGGAGCCCCAGGAAACATAGTAGTAGGAAATTTAAGATTTGGCAATGATGGTTCACTTCAAAGCTATACGCCAAATGTATTAAACTTCACTGGAAATAACGGCTCAAAACCTGATCAAGTTATAAAACTTGACTTTGGTACAACAGGTGGTTTTGATGGTTTAACAAGCTATGATAAAGACTCAGCTACCACTAAACAAGAAACAGATGGTTACACAGGGGGTAACTTAAAGCCAGATGCATTAAGAACTGATGAGAATGGTTATATCTATGGAGAATTTACAAATGGTAAAACTCTAGCTCTAGCTAAGGTTGCTCTAGCTACTTTCCCAAATAACATGGGTCTTGAAGAAATGGGTAATAACCTTTTCAAAGCAACAGCAAACTCAGGAACACCTACTATAGGCCATGCTGGTGAAGGTGGTAGAGGGGGCTTAAAAGGCTCAGCTATAGAAATGTCAAATGTGGATTTAAGTCGTGCATTAACTGAGCTTATCGTAATCCAAAGGGGTTATCAAGCAAACTCAAAAACGATTACCACAAGTGATCAGCTTTTAAATACTTTGCTTCAATTAAAACAATAA
- a CDS encoding zeta toxin family protein, with translation MKKIATIFAGVNGSGKTTLYYNELEKNKDFGLRINIDEIVSSFGDWKNQEDQFRASRIAIKMRENYIKKAYDFNQETTLCGTSILSLFKKLQKNSYTINLCYIGLDSPSTAKQRVKIRVAKGGHDIKEELIEKRYYESLQNFNTIAKFCNHITIFDNTQNYKKLLEFKNNKLEVFETTKWLEPLMINFKNQSL, from the coding sequence ATGAAAAAAATAGCTACTATTTTTGCAGGTGTTAATGGATCTGGAAAAACTACCTTGTATTATAATGAACTTGAAAAAAACAAAGACTTTGGACTTAGAATCAACATCGATGAAATCGTAAGTAGCTTTGGGGATTGGAAAAATCAAGAAGATCAATTTAGAGCTTCAAGGATAGCCATTAAAATGCGTGAAAACTATATCAAAAAAGCTTATGACTTTAACCAAGAAACCACACTTTGTGGCACTAGCATTTTATCTTTATTCAAAAAACTACAGAAAAATTCCTATACTATAAATCTTTGCTACATCGGACTAGACTCTCCAAGCACAGCAAAACAAAGAGTTAAAATTCGCGTTGCTAAAGGTGGACATGATATAAAAGAAGAACTTATAGAAAAAAGATACTATGAATCTTTACAAAATTTTAACACCATTGCTAAATTTTGTAATCACATTACTATTTTTGATAATACCCAAAATTATAAAAAACTCTTAGAATTTAAAAACAATAAGCTAGAAGTATTTGAAACTACCAAATGGCTAGAACCATTAATGATAAATTTTAAAAATCAAAGTTTATAA
- a CDS encoding multidrug effflux MFS transporter: protein MQKRTQIKGFEKLKLIFILGFLSAIAPLSTDMYLPALNEVEKSFQTNSFYTQLSLASFFIAFSLGQLFYGPLSDVYGRKKPLYIGLFLFISSSIACVLVDSIHAFIALRFFEALGGCVGVVVARAIVNDVFELKEAAGVYALMMVFTSLAPMLSPTFGGILLEFFSWRSIFLTLFILGFILFLLVILALKESNLNTQGKKFNHKEVAKSYKKILKDRRFVVYLLCGNLIFAGFFAYLTGSSFVFTRVFELSPQQYAALFGAHALSFVVCANINARIVLKLSPYYVLPRALMMITFLTFLLILGATFDLGFWTFEIPLCFIIASLGFILPNTTTLAMARSKQNAGSASALLGAAQFAMAGIMAFLVSLLNANTPIFLSLILGTCAFLSLISYLSLINKRKLSKIKKKLSVISHA, encoded by the coding sequence ATGCAAAAACGCACTCAAATAAAAGGTTTTGAAAAACTCAAACTCATTTTCATACTAGGCTTTTTATCTGCCATAGCACCACTTTCAACTGATATGTATTTACCTGCTTTAAATGAGGTAGAAAAAAGTTTTCAAACCAATTCTTTTTATACTCAACTTTCTCTTGCAAGTTTTTTTATAGCCTTTTCTTTGGGTCAGCTTTTTTATGGGCCATTAAGTGATGTATATGGCAGAAAAAAACCTTTATATATAGGACTTTTTCTTTTTATTTCTTCAAGCATTGCTTGTGTTTTAGTTGATTCCATTCATGCTTTTATAGCTTTGCGTTTTTTTGAAGCTTTGGGAGGTTGTGTGGGTGTAGTTGTAGCAAGAGCTATAGTAAATGATGTTTTTGAGCTTAAAGAAGCAGCAGGAGTTTATGCTTTGATGATGGTTTTTACTTCTTTAGCACCTATGCTTTCCCCTACTTTTGGTGGGATTTTGCTTGAGTTTTTTTCTTGGCGTAGTATATTTTTGACATTATTTATCTTAGGTTTTATTTTATTTTTACTTGTTATTCTTGCTCTAAAAGAAAGCAACCTCAACACCCAAGGTAAAAAATTTAATCACAAAGAAGTTGCAAAAAGTTACAAAAAAATCTTAAAAGATCGTCGTTTTGTGGTGTATTTGCTTTGTGGGAATTTAATCTTTGCAGGATTTTTTGCTTATTTAACCGGCTCATCTTTTGTTTTTACGCGTGTTTTTGAACTCAGCCCTCAACAATACGCAGCCCTTTTTGGAGCTCATGCTTTAAGTTTTGTTGTATGTGCTAATATAAACGCAAGGATAGTTCTTAAACTCTCGCCTTATTATGTTTTGCCAAGAGCGCTTATGATGATTACTTTTTTAACCTTTTTACTCATTTTAGGGGCAACTTTTGATCTAGGTTTTTGGACTTTTGAAATTCCTTTGTGTTTTATCATAGCAAGTTTGGGTTTTATCCTGCCAAATACCACCACTTTAGCTATGGCAAGATCAAAACAAAATGCAGGTAGTGCTTCAGCACTCTTAGGGGCAGCGCAATTTGCTATGGCGGGAATAATGGCATTTTTAGTAAGTCTTTTAAATGCTAATACACCTATATTTTTATCGCTTATTTTAGGAACTTGTGCATTTTTATCTTTGATTTCTTATCTGAGTTTGATTAATAAAAGAAAGTTAAGTAAAATCAAAAAGAAGTTAAGCGTGATTTCTCACGCTTAA
- a CDS encoding NifU family protein gives MPFSDEELIEPVKASLAKTMHILENDGGGLDFLGVKNGVVYVKLTGACHGCPSSGTTLKYGLEKQLKIDIHPDITIVNLAGGESEFAKL, from the coding sequence ATGCCTTTTAGTGATGAGGAATTAATCGAACCTGTAAAAGCAAGTTTGGCTAAAACTATGCATATTTTAGAAAATGATGGTGGTGGACTTGATTTTTTAGGGGTTAAAAATGGCGTGGTTTATGTGAAATTAACCGGAGCTTGTCATGGTTGTCCTTCAAGCGGAACGACTTTGAAATATGGTTTAGAAAAACAGCTTAAAATCGACATACACCCAGATATAACTATAGTAAATTTAGCAGGCGGGGAAAGCGAATTTGCAAAATTATAA
- a CDS encoding histidine kinase: MQNYKKIAIECFYKKDFKNAKMYFSLAYEKRKNKRLLTFINICDLALKSPEEAFVFFEFFMQNYKNTKVDKDIEKLISLSQSVQYEEESEDFEGLSYQDFLLSEAKVGFKQALENVIISNKLIINDKEDFVDFLEKLLEHGYKDMLVAYMEDVSVHFYSNYRFIKLSEKIKELNYDSKD; this comes from the coding sequence TTGCAAAATTATAAAAAAATAGCCATAGAATGCTTTTATAAAAAAGATTTTAAAAACGCTAAGATGTATTTTTCTCTTGCTTATGAAAAGCGTAAAAATAAAAGACTTTTAACTTTTATTAATATTTGCGATTTGGCGTTAAAAAGCCCTGAAGAAGCCTTTGTGTTTTTTGAGTTTTTTATGCAAAATTATAAAAATACTAAAGTAGATAAAGATATTGAAAAACTCATTAGTCTTAGTCAAAGTGTGCAGTATGAAGAAGAAAGTGAAGACTTTGAGGGGTTGAGTTATCAAGATTTTTTACTTAGCGAAGCAAAAGTTGGGTTTAAACAAGCTTTGGAAAATGTTATAATATCGAATAAACTTATCATTAATGATAAAGAAGATTTTGTGGATTTTTTAGAAAAACTTTTAGAGCATGGTTATAAAGATATGCTTGTAGCTTATATGGAAGATGTTTCGGTGCATTTTTATTCTAATTATAGATTTATCAAGCTTAGTGAGAAAATCAAGGAATTAAATTATGATAGTAAAGATTGA
- a CDS encoding UDP-N-acetylmuramoyl-L-alanyl-D-glutamate--2,6-diaminopimelate ligase, which produces MIVKIENTFICDNSNECEKDCFFLKTAQNEKFIHQALEKQAKIINIAECKKLLNIDENIKIIGITGTNGKTTTAGAIYSILLDLGYKCALMGTRGSFINDKNISPKGLTTAPILQTLELLSLASKEKCEFLIMEVSSHALVQNRIEGLEFKAKIFTNITQDHLDFHGSFQNYQAAKESFFTDECMKFINKDAKAINFNVKGAFTYGVENPSYYHIKAYALKNGIEAVVNFGKETFMIDSSLVGLFNLYNLLAASACVNELVKPNLKELEKAISNFGGIEGRMQVVAKDVIVDFAHTPDGIEKVLDALKYRDLIVVFGAGGDRDKTKRPLMAKIAKHYAKKLIITSDNPRSEEPMDIINDILSGIEKDESVFIECDRKEAIKKALELKTKNDFVVILGKGDETYQEIKGVKYPFNDKEVVLEILKEGK; this is translated from the coding sequence ATGATAGTAAAGATTGAAAATACTTTCATTTGTGATAATTCTAATGAATGCGAAAAAGATTGTTTTTTCTTAAAAACTGCTCAAAATGAAAAATTTATCCATCAAGCTTTAGAAAAACAAGCAAAAATTATAAATATAGCTGAGTGTAAGAAACTTTTAAATATAGATGAAAATATAAAAATCATAGGCATTACAGGCACAAATGGCAAGACAACTACTGCAGGGGCTATTTACTCTATCTTGCTTGATTTAGGTTATAAATGTGCCTTGATGGGAACTAGGGGTAGTTTTATAAATGATAAAAATATCTCTCCAAAAGGCTTAACCACTGCTCCTATTTTGCAAACTTTAGAGCTTTTATCTTTAGCAAGTAAGGAAAAATGTGAATTTTTAATTATGGAAGTAAGCTCACATGCTTTGGTACAAAACCGCATTGAAGGGCTTGAGTTTAAGGCTAAAATTTTTACTAATATCACTCAAGATCATTTAGATTTTCATGGAAGCTTTCAAAACTATCAAGCGGCAAAAGAAAGTTTTTTTACCGATGAGTGTATGAAATTTATTAATAAAGACGCAAAAGCTATAAATTTTAATGTCAAAGGTGCTTTTACTTATGGAGTAGAAAATCCAAGTTATTATCATATCAAAGCTTATGCTTTAAAAAATGGCATTGAAGCTGTGGTAAATTTTGGCAAAGAAACTTTTATGATTGATTCTTCTTTGGTAGGGCTTTTTAATCTTTATAATCTTTTGGCTGCAAGTGCTTGTGTGAATGAACTTGTCAAGCCAAATTTAAAAGAACTTGAAAAGGCCATTAGTAATTTTGGTGGCATTGAGGGTAGAATGCAAGTAGTTGCAAAAGATGTGATTGTAGATTTTGCTCATACGCCTGATGGCATAGAAAAAGTTTTAGATGCTTTAAAATATCGTGATTTGATTGTGGTTTTTGGAGCAGGGGGAGATAGGGATAAAACTAAGCGTCCATTAATGGCTAAAATTGCCAAACATTATGCCAAAAAACTCATCATCACAAGTGATAATCCACGCTCAGAAGAGCCTATGGATATCATTAATGATATTTTAAGTGGTATAGAAAAAGATGAGAGCGTTTTTATAGAATGCGATAGAAAAGAAGCGATAAAAAAAGCATTAGAGCTTAAAACGAAAAATGATTTTGTAGTGATTTTGGGTAAGGGCGATGAAACTTATCAAGAGATTAAAGGAGTAAAATATCCTTTTAATGATAAAGAAGTGGTATTAGAGATATTAAAAGAAGGAAAATAA
- a CDS encoding YbaB/EbfC family nucleoid-associated protein has product MFENMDFSKMGELLTKAQEKANELEQEALKKEFSAKSGGGLVKVSANGKGEIIDINIDDSLLEDKESMQILLIAAINDVMKMVEQNKKSMASNLFSGMGML; this is encoded by the coding sequence ATGTTTGAAAATATGGATTTTTCTAAAATGGGTGAGCTTTTAACTAAGGCTCAAGAAAAAGCAAATGAATTAGAGCAAGAAGCTTTAAAAAAAGAATTTAGCGCAAAAAGTGGCGGTGGTTTAGTAAAAGTTAGTGCTAATGGAAAAGGTGAAATCATCGATATAAATATTGATGATTCTTTACTTGAAGATAAAGAATCTATGCAAATTTTATTAATTGCAGCGATTAATGATGTGATGAAAATGGTAGAACAAAATAAAAAATCAATGGCTAGTAATTTATTTAGCGGAATGGGAATGCTATGA
- a CDS encoding PDZ domain-containing protein, whose protein sequence is MRILLCILGITGVLFAVPRPTFNDFLGCYEKNKASMLIYEGLPAFALNENTLAVVKTKNAKLNSYTKYDPYLNLYLVKTDFSLIPAPMGNEEELTRNSWVGILDNNQSYIGHLKYFGQSLTERDQLDFTSKIGELNSPCCKMLGISLEDGKLIGNRYLKHFAKYPDVYWGDIGVDFDMRDGKIYVKNVRKNGQFLLNDELVSVDGQVYDDIRKLNEKILFADRGATLYFNMLRDNKDVNISTTVFDKDLGIFAKPKKVVQAKPTSFYSNLGLRVDMKMNITEVTPNSKAQMAGFLKGDKILRINNQKINNFNELQTILTQANTFDVLVSRQASNIPSAKNNDFEHFNKGYFDFFIRLNK, encoded by the coding sequence ATGAGAATTTTACTTTGTATTTTGGGTATAACTGGTGTACTTTTTGCTGTGCCAAGACCGACTTTTAATGATTTTTTGGGTTGTTATGAAAAAAATAAAGCTAGTATGTTAATTTATGAAGGCTTACCTGCTTTTGCTTTAAATGAAAACACCCTAGCAGTAGTTAAAACTAAAAATGCAAAATTAAACAGCTATACTAAATATGATCCTTATTTAAATTTATATTTAGTAAAAACTGATTTTAGTTTAATCCCAGCGCCTATGGGAAATGAAGAAGAATTAACACGCAATAGCTGGGTGGGAATTTTAGATAATAATCAAAGCTATATAGGACATTTAAAGTATTTTGGACAAAGTTTAACAGAGCGTGATCAACTTGATTTTACTTCTAAAATCGGAGAGCTTAACTCACCATGTTGTAAAATGCTTGGTATAAGCTTAGAAGATGGCAAACTTATAGGTAATCGCTATCTAAAACACTTTGCAAAATATCCTGATGTTTATTGGGGTGATATAGGTGTGGATTTTGATATGCGTGATGGCAAAATTTATGTTAAAAATGTACGTAAAAATGGACAATTTTTACTTAATGATGAGCTTGTGAGTGTAGATGGACAAGTTTATGATGATATAAGAAAATTAAATGAGAAAATTTTATTTGCTGATCGTGGTGCAACTTTGTATTTTAATATGCTAAGGGATAATAAAGATGTCAATATTTCTACGACAGTTTTTGATAAAGATTTGGGTATATTTGCTAAACCTAAAAAAGTAGTTCAAGCTAAGCCAACTTCTTTTTATAGCAATCTAGGATTGCGCGTAGATATGAAAATGAATATTACAGAGGTAACTCCAAATTCTAAAGCGCAAATGGCTGGATTTTTAAAAGGGGATAAAATTTTAAGAATTAATAATCAAAAAATCAACAATTTCAATGAGCTTCAAACCATATTAACTCAAGCTAATACTTTTGATGTTTTAGTTTCAAGACAAGCAAGCAATATCCCTTCAGCGAAAAATAATGATTTTGAGCATTTTAATAAAGGATACTTTGACTTTTTTATAAGGCTAAATAAGTGA
- a CDS encoding polyprenyl synthetase family protein, with product MLEKFKQHLEQNFPKTQSFHPFFNEALKWMLEAGGKHFRAQLLLGIVNAKNPALFEKALNAALALEFIHTYSLIHDDLPAMDNASLRRGKQTLHKKYDETTAILVGDALNTQAFLLLSKLDLKENVRLKLIETLAFNAGLGGMIIGQAIDCYFEDIPLNLEQVEFLHIHKTARLIAAALKMGCEICELDEKECEQIYEIGLLIGLVFQIKDDIIDATLDAQEAGKPTHNDLHKNSFVKLLGLEGAKKAKDDKIALCEEKMKNLDSKLANELQILIDKYLKG from the coding sequence ATTTTAGAAAAATTCAAACAGCATTTAGAGCAAAATTTTCCAAAAACTCAAAGCTTTCATCCATTTTTCAATGAGGCTTTAAAATGGATGTTAGAAGCTGGTGGGAAGCATTTTAGAGCCCAACTGCTTTTAGGGATAGTGAATGCTAAAAATCCTGCTTTGTTTGAAAAGGCTTTAAATGCGGCTTTGGCTTTGGAATTTATCCACACTTACTCTTTAATACATGATGATTTGCCTGCTATGGATAATGCCTCTTTGCGCAGAGGAAAGCAAACTTTACATAAAAAATATGATGAAACCACAGCTATTTTAGTGGGCGATGCTTTAAATACTCAAGCTTTTTTGCTACTTTCCAAACTTGATTTAAAAGAAAATGTTAGATTAAAACTCATAGAAACTTTAGCTTTTAATGCAGGGCTTGGTGGTATGATTATCGGTCAGGCGATTGATTGTTATTTTGAAGATATACCTTTAAATTTAGAGCAAGTTGAGTTTTTGCATATTCATAAAACTGCAAGATTGATTGCAGCAGCTTTAAAAATGGGCTGTGAAATTTGTGAGTTAGATGAAAAAGAATGTGAGCAAATTTATGAAATAGGGCTTTTGATAGGATTAGTTTTTCAAATCAAAGATGACATTATCGATGCGACTTTAGATGCCCAAGAAGCAGGAAAGCCAACCCATAATGATTTGCATAAAAATTCTTTTGTAAAACTTTTGGGTTTAGAAGGTGCTAAAAAGGCAAAAGATGATAAAATAGCTTTATGCGAAGAAAAAATGAAAAATTTAGATTCTAAGCTTGCTAATGAGCTTCAAATTTTGATTGATAAATATTTAAAAGGTTAA